In a single window of the Bradyrhizobium erythrophlei genome:
- a CDS encoding adenylate/guanylate cyclase domain-containing protein: protein MERRLAAIVCADVVGYSRMMGGDEAGTHAAFKAHRSAIYPIILNHGGRVVKNTGDGFLLEFPSIVGAIEAAIAVQALMAERNGHLPADRVMQFRLGVHMGDVIADEDEVFGDGVNVAVRLEAVAAPGGVAISAKAYHEASKHLSAVLVDAGLHRLKNIEEPINVWTWEPGGADRSGREPRNTSDLPAQYRTAIVGVLPFANLSDSTDEYFSDGLTEDLIHALSLQSFYRVLSRNSTFSFKGKNLSTRLIAREIDATYLIQGSVRRAGSKIRVTAELIAPESGEQLWTGRYDRDMGDLFAMQDEITTHLSAALAPEIFRAEASAPTRSSSTTDLTAWDRFLRGLSHYYRHTKADFEASIGFFREAIALDPALAIARAYLATVLVQAVQYGWIRSTRELWTEAMNLAESSVRLDPRSSFGFAILSYVHAMEGQYEAAMEAAKKAVKLNPYDMGARGVLGICHMVIGEHRQAIELFSIAMQRGNSDPRYKWAALNAFSHYLLGQYDASLSWAREALYLNPNHLQVLAVRAAALAQSGRTEEAAKAAEVLLGNFPGLTVERHLRNFRWKAPADIAHYREGLLKAGVPFGKLTLVESGSKRSA, encoded by the coding sequence ATGGAAAGACGGCTGGCCGCCATCGTCTGCGCTGACGTCGTCGGTTACTCGCGCATGATGGGCGGCGATGAGGCAGGCACCCACGCTGCGTTCAAGGCGCATCGAAGCGCGATCTACCCGATCATTCTCAATCATGGCGGCCGGGTCGTCAAAAACACCGGCGATGGCTTCCTGCTGGAGTTTCCAAGCATCGTCGGCGCCATCGAGGCCGCGATCGCGGTGCAGGCGCTGATGGCGGAACGGAACGGCCACCTCCCCGCCGATCGCGTCATGCAATTCCGTCTCGGCGTCCACATGGGAGATGTGATCGCCGACGAGGACGAAGTGTTCGGGGATGGCGTCAACGTCGCCGTTCGCCTTGAAGCGGTAGCCGCTCCCGGCGGGGTCGCCATTTCCGCCAAGGCCTACCATGAGGCCAGCAAGCATCTCAGCGCCGTCCTTGTCGATGCCGGCCTTCACCGCTTGAAGAACATCGAAGAGCCGATCAATGTCTGGACCTGGGAGCCAGGCGGGGCCGACAGAAGCGGCCGGGAGCCCAGGAACACATCGGACCTGCCGGCTCAATATCGAACGGCGATCGTCGGCGTGCTTCCGTTCGCCAATCTCAGCGACAGCACCGACGAATATTTTTCCGACGGGCTGACCGAGGATTTGATCCACGCGCTTTCGCTGCAATCCTTCTACCGGGTGCTGAGCCGGAATTCGACGTTCTCGTTCAAGGGCAAGAATCTCAGCACCCGCCTGATCGCGCGCGAGATCGATGCCACCTACCTGATCCAGGGTTCGGTACGGCGTGCCGGAAGCAAGATTCGCGTCACCGCCGAGCTGATCGCTCCGGAGAGCGGCGAGCAATTGTGGACCGGCCGATATGACCGGGACATGGGCGACCTGTTCGCGATGCAGGACGAAATCACCACGCATCTGTCCGCCGCGCTGGCACCGGAGATATTTCGCGCGGAGGCCTCTGCCCCGACCCGCTCATCGTCCACCACCGATTTGACCGCGTGGGATCGGTTTCTCAGGGGGCTTTCGCACTATTACCGGCACACCAAGGCAGATTTCGAAGCCTCGATCGGCTTTTTCCGGGAGGCCATCGCGCTCGATCCGGCGCTCGCCATCGCCCGCGCCTATCTCGCCACCGTCCTGGTGCAGGCCGTGCAGTATGGCTGGATCAGGAGTACGCGCGAGCTGTGGACCGAGGCGATGAATCTCGCCGAAAGCAGCGTGCGGCTCGATCCGCGTTCGTCATTCGGGTTTGCGATCTTGTCCTATGTGCATGCGATGGAGGGACAGTACGAGGCGGCAATGGAGGCTGCAAAAAAAGCCGTCAAGTTGAACCCGTACGACATGGGTGCCCGCGGCGTGCTGGGAATATGCCACATGGTGATCGGCGAGCACCGGCAGGCCATCGAACTGTTTTCAATCGCCATGCAGCGCGGCAACAGCGACCCCCGGTATAAATGGGCGGCGTTGAACGCGTTCAGCCACTATTTGCTGGGACAATACGATGCGTCGCTGTCCTGGGCGCGCGAAGCCCTGTACCTGAACCCCAATCATCTTCAGGTGCTCGCCGTGCGCGCCGCGGCGCTGGCGCAATCGGGGCGAACCGAGGAAGCGGCCAAGGCGGCCGAGGTTTTGCTCGGCAACTTTCCAGGCCTGACCGTCGAGCGGCACCTGCGGAATTTCCGCTGGAAAGCGCCGGCCGACATCGCACATTATCGTGAAGGCCTTCTGAAAGCCGGCGTGCCCTTCGGCAAATTGACCCTGGTCGAGTCCGGCTCAAAGCGGTCGGCGTAG
- the sbmA gene encoding peptide antibiotic transporter SbmA: MFVSFFPRPKLFFLSAIAWAAVAMAFWYGFADNLLGSSAPPVVGVAMFWSPRELWFDLYFALCVAIFAAAWMVYSPHPWAPWSIIGSALILFTSYFQVEVSVAINSWYGPFYNLVQAALAKPASVPIEQFYGELSTFAGIALIAVVVGVLTRFFVSHYIFRWRTAMNDFYVANWPRLRKIEGASQRVQEDTMRFATTMEGLGVNLISALLTLLAFLPVLVKLSGNITELPLIGSIPYPLVFAAVIWSLLGTGALALIGIRLPAIEFFNQRVEAAYRKELVLGEDDAARAEPPTLGELFADVRRNYFRLYLNFMYFNIGRIVYLQTDTVFPYILLAPTIVAGKITLGAMNQILNAFSQVRTSFQYLVNAWSTIVELISIYQRLRSFEAKIEGEPLPSIETRPKPAS; this comes from the coding sequence ATGTTCGTTTCATTTTTCCCCCGGCCCAAGCTGTTCTTCCTCTCCGCGATCGCCTGGGCGGCGGTGGCGATGGCGTTCTGGTATGGCTTCGCCGATAATCTCCTGGGCTCGTCGGCGCCGCCGGTGGTCGGCGTGGCGATGTTCTGGTCGCCACGGGAGCTCTGGTTCGACCTCTATTTCGCGCTGTGCGTCGCGATCTTCGCGGCCGCCTGGATGGTCTATTCGCCGCATCCCTGGGCGCCCTGGTCGATCATCGGTTCCGCGCTGATCCTGTTCACCTCGTACTTCCAGGTCGAGGTCAGCGTCGCCATCAACAGCTGGTACGGACCGTTCTACAACCTGGTGCAGGCCGCGCTGGCGAAACCGGCGTCGGTCCCGATCGAGCAGTTCTACGGCGAATTGTCGACCTTCGCCGGGATCGCCCTGATCGCGGTTGTGGTCGGCGTGCTGACGCGGTTCTTCGTCAGCCATTACATCTTCCGCTGGCGGACGGCGATGAACGACTTCTACGTCGCCAACTGGCCGCGGCTGCGCAAGATCGAGGGCGCCTCGCAGCGCGTGCAGGAAGACACCATGCGGTTTGCGACCACCATGGAAGGTCTCGGCGTCAACCTCATCAGCGCGCTGCTGACGCTGCTGGCCTTCCTGCCGGTGCTGGTGAAGCTGTCGGGCAATATCACGGAGCTGCCCCTGATCGGCTCGATCCCCTACCCGCTGGTGTTCGCCGCGGTGATCTGGTCGCTGCTCGGAACCGGCGCGCTGGCGCTGATCGGCATCCGCCTGCCCGCCATCGAGTTCTTCAACCAGCGGGTCGAAGCGGCCTATCGCAAGGAACTCGTGCTCGGCGAGGACGATGCAGCCCGCGCCGAGCCACCAACACTCGGTGAATTGTTCGCCGACGTTCGCAGGAACTACTTCAGGCTCTATTTGAACTTCATGTACTTCAATATCGGCCGCATCGTCTATCTACAGACCGACACCGTGTTTCCCTACATCCTGCTGGCGCCGACCATCGTCGCCGGCAAGATCACGCTGGGTGCGATGAACCAGATCCTGAACGCGTTCTCGCAGGTCCGCACCTCGTTCCAGTACCTGGTCAACGCCTGGAGCACGATCGTCGAACTGATTTCGATCTATCAGCGGCTGCGCTCGTTCGAGGCCAAGATCGAGGGCGAGCCGCTGCCCTCGATCGAGACCCGGCCAAAGCCGGCGTCGTGA
- a CDS encoding Bug family tripartite tricarboxylate transporter substrate binding protein, translating into MKLIRRHFLELAGISVTALALPRRAAAAGYPERPVHIIAGFSAGGGVDISARLIGQWLGARLGQSFIVENRPGAGGNIGTEAVVHASPDGYMLLLSTVPNAVNATLYDNLKFNFIRDIAPVAGIIRVPMVILLHPSVPARTVPELIAYAKASPAKVNMASAGFGSAPHMAGELFNVMAGVSMAHVPYRGQAPALTDLIGGQVQLLFATTPGTSDYIATGKLRALAVTTASRIAMYPELPTIADSVPGYEASQWYGLSAPNNTPADVVATLNREINAAFADPGMKQRFADIGGEPLAGSPDAFGRLIAEETEKWARVVKSTGMKPE; encoded by the coding sequence GTGAAACTCATTCGCCGCCACTTCCTTGAGCTCGCCGGGATCTCCGTGACGGCCCTTGCCTTGCCGCGACGCGCCGCGGCGGCCGGCTATCCGGAGCGGCCGGTGCACATCATTGCCGGCTTTTCCGCCGGCGGCGGGGTCGACATATCGGCGCGCCTGATCGGCCAATGGCTTGGCGCGCGGCTCGGCCAGTCCTTCATCGTCGAGAACCGCCCGGGGGCCGGCGGCAATATCGGCACCGAGGCCGTCGTGCATGCGTCGCCCGACGGCTACATGCTGTTGCTTTCCACCGTCCCCAACGCGGTCAACGCCACGCTCTATGACAATCTGAAGTTCAACTTTATCCGCGACATCGCGCCGGTCGCCGGCATCATCCGCGTGCCCATGGTCATCCTGCTGCACCCGTCGGTGCCGGCCAGGACGGTCCCCGAACTGATCGCCTATGCCAAGGCCAGTCCTGCCAAGGTCAACATGGCCTCGGCGGGCTTCGGCAGCGCGCCGCACATGGCCGGCGAACTGTTCAACGTCATGGCCGGCGTCAGCATGGCGCACGTGCCCTATCGCGGCCAGGCCCCGGCGCTGACCGATCTGATCGGCGGCCAGGTGCAGCTCTTGTTCGCGACCACGCCCGGGACCTCGGACTATATCGCCACCGGCAAACTGCGCGCGCTGGCGGTGACCACCGCGTCGCGGATCGCGATGTACCCGGAGTTGCCGACGATCGCGGATTCCGTGCCGGGCTACGAAGCCAGCCAGTGGTACGGTCTCAGCGCGCCGAACAACACGCCCGCCGATGTCGTCGCCACGCTCAACCGGGAGATCAACGCCGCGTTCGCCGACCCCGGAATGAAGCAGCGCTTCGCCGACATCGGCGGCGAGCCGCTGGCGGGCTCGCCCGACGCGTTCGGGAGGCTGATCGCGGAAGAGACCGAAAAGTGGGCCAGGGTGGTGAAGTCGACAGGCATGAAACCGGAGTAA